One region of Sebastes fasciatus isolate fSebFas1 chromosome 1, fSebFas1.pri, whole genome shotgun sequence genomic DNA includes:
- the gpr84 gene encoding G-protein coupled receptor 84: protein MLMNQTNQTEDDLFSCYSPSVEGYRYFAVLWGCAVTVTGMLGNLMTILAFAFDPHVRTRFNVLIVNLAVADLLYCTILQPISVDSYLHLRWRSGQLWCSIFGFLLFLSNSVSIITLCLVAVSRYLLVAKRAVFDRVFSDRGLVLLLISAWALGVTSFAPLWPVYVFVPNVCTCSFHRIEGRPYTTILLFFYFFFGLGCVGVFYLLIYKRVRIASKALLRYRYSRRSSRKKPASSTQGTDDSGVESGVTKTCSSEISSQADLTQNTDEITCEKSSKSAPNSSATESPPDTVPASPSSTPAPTTAAPSSSKSATSGDDDEFKRVTRMCFTVFLCFVFCFVPFMLLNIFDKNNRAPQVLHMFSANLTWLNSCINPVLYAVMNRQFRQAYHVLLTRAAAPFACLWTSCSNLRS from the coding sequence ATGCTGATGAaccagacaaaccaaacagaggaTGACCTCTTCTCCTGCTACAGCCCGTCCGTCGAAGGCTACCGCTACTTTGCTGTGCTGTGGGGATGTGCTGTGACCGTCACTGGTATGCTGGGAAACCTGATGACCATTCTGGCCTTCGCCTTTGACCCACACGTGAGGACTCGCTTCAATGTGCTCATCGTCAACCTGGCTGTAGCGGATCTCCTGTACTGCACCATACTGCAGCCCATATCAGTTGACTCCTATCTACACCTCAGATGGCGCAGTGGTCAGCTCTGGTGCAGCATCTTCggcttcctcctcttcctctccaacTCTGTCTCCATTATCACCCTCTGCCTAGTAGCAGTGAGCCGATACCTCCTGGTCGCAAAAAGGGCTGTGTTTGACCGTGTCTTCTCTGACCGTGGTCTTGTTTTACTCCTGATCTCAGCGTGGGCGCTGGGCGTGACCAGCTTTGCCCCACTCTGGCCCGTTTACgtgtttgtgccaaatgtgtGCACATGCAGCTTCCATCGCATCGAGGGTCGTCCCTACACCACCATCCTGCTCTTCTTCTACTTTTTTTTCGGTCTGGGCTGTGTTGGTGTTTTCTACCTCCTCATTTACAAACGTGTCCGGATTGCCTCGAAAGCTCTGCTCCGCTACAGGTACAGCCGCCGCTCCTCCAGAAAGAAACCAGCTTCTTCAACACAAGGGACTGATGACAGTGGCGTGGAGAGTGGCGTGACAAAGACATGTAGCTCTGAGATCAGCAGCCAGGCGGATCTAACCCAAAATACAGATGAGATCACCTGTGAAAAATCCTCCAAATCTGCCCCAAATTCATCAGCAACCGAGTCTCCCCCTGATACTGTCCCAGCATCGCCTTCATCCACACctgctcccaccactgcagcgcCCTCCTCCTCCAAGTCAGCAACTTCAGGAGATGATGACGAATTCAAGCGTGTGACACGCATGTGCTTCACTGTTTTTCTGTGCTTCGTGTTCTGCTTCGTCCCCTTCATGTTGCTCAACATATTTGACAAAAATAACCGCGCCCCACAGGTACTGCACATGTTCTCTGCAAACCTCACCTGGCTCAACAGCTGTATCAACCCCGTGCTCTATGCCGTGATGAACCGACAGTTTCGACAGGCCTACCATGTGCTGCTCACCAGGGCTGCTGCACCATTCGCCTGCCTCTGGACCTCGTGCTCAAATCTGAGATCCTAA